CTCCTCCACATTTTGATTTTGCTCAGCCTTTGCAACCCATCCAAGGACCGTGGCTGGGAATTCCCCCCACCATCCACGGGCACTGAAAGATGGGAGTACGCTTGACATTTGGTGTGCCGACTAGTTAGGCCCTTCCATTCATGTAAATGTAAACCATAGAAATTTTTATTGGGTTAATGCACAAATCCCCTGTTTGGCCAAAGGTGTGAATGTGAAGGAAACTCCATATTGATGAAATTAAAAACATATCTATGATTGATATGAAAAGAGCCGGGAACAGGactcatgtagctgaccccaattagttgggataaggctttagatgatgatgatgatatgaaaaGAATGAGGAAGGAAAAAGGAGAGGGATTTGTACAAAAGGCACAACACTGCAGACCCATgtcattaatgcaagaatggagcAAGAATGGAGCTACGGGATACAACTTGGGCATCCAGCCCCATTTTTGGGAAGCTATTCAATTTGATAGGTAAACAGACAATGACCCCAGTAATGAGTTGAAAGGATAAGTTAAGAGATGGAACCAGCAAAAACAGAAAGTAGCTGGAAGAAAATCTGCCGAGGGCTAACTGGGAACGGAAGACAACTAACATCCAACTAAGAGAGGCTAAAATAGTATGCAAAATGGGTTCCTGAGACAGGCATTGGAGATACTGTTGAAGTGGGACCGTGTGTTCATGGCAACACTCAATTATGAACAACAGACAGATAAATTTACCACTGTAGTAGACATCAGCACGGTAAGTTGGTTGATGCTTCGGATGCATATTGCAAGAACTTCAAGTATATTGCAAAATGAAGCTCCAAGCAAGGTATTATGTACCGATATCAGCTGGCATATCATCCAGCTTGCTGGCTGATACAGCCTTGTAATGACTGAAATGACAGGCATTGGAGATACTGTTGAAGTGGGACCGTGCGTTCATGGCAACACTCAATTATGAACAACAGACAGATAAATTTACCACTGTAGGAGACATCAGCACGGAGAGTTGGTTGATGCTTTGGATGCATATTGCAAGAACTTCAAGTATATTGCAAAATGAAGCTCCAAGCAAGGTATTATGTACTGATATCAGCTGGCATATTGTCCAGCTTGCTGGCTGATACAGCCTTGTAATGACTAAAAATTTTTAtgaggaaaaaatcccaaaaattattgctaaatttctttttaaaaaattgagaacCCCAACTATGCATTCCTTTTTTGGTTTTGGACATGCATTTGATGGTGTAATGGCCCTTCGTAAGAATGTTGCGGTGTCGTCTATCAGGTAGCGTCAACTTGACCTGCTGAAAGTCAACTGAGTAGGCCCTGatcaaacacaaatcaagcatgatttggtggatttggacccattacattttttaaaaaaaaaattaaattaaatgaaaaaatgaAGGGGGAAAAAATGTGATGGTTCCCCCTTATTCTGATATTTCTCAAAATGGTCCACTTTGCTTCGCTTCATCAAATCCTActcaaaatttgtgttttcatcaTCACTATAGGCGTAGATCTAatttaaaattagtttctaagcttccttCATAGTTGAAATGGATAAATAAGTggaaaaacaagagaaatttgAAAATAAGAACTTCCATAATGGGCGCTTTATGGTCTTATCAGCCATAATAACAAACAGATTCACCCCTGTATCACGTACAGGGATACAGGGTGAACACTTCCTTTACATAACAGCCAATATGGCTATAACCATTGTTTCATACCATGCTTCAAGTGCATCCAGGAGAAGTTTCCTAAGCGTTGGGCACAGGTCTAACCGATTCAAATTTTGCCAGAGAAAAAGGTGGTCAGGTTAAGGTGGCAGTCCAGGCGCTGGGAGGTGATAAGGCTCCCGGTCCTGATGGTTTCCCGATTTTATTTTATCAGCATTTCTGGGATGTTTTAAAAGACGATCGTATTGCTTTCTTCAAGGAGTTCTTCATCAATGGTAGGCTGTCCAGATCAATGGGGGCATCTTTTATCGTGCTTATTCCTAAGATTCATGAAGCGGAATCTTTGCAGGACTATAGGCCGATCAGTCTCctcggtgggccctataaaattctGGCCAAAGTCTTGGCTTCTCGATTGAAGGGGGTATTAGGTAAGATTATTTCTCATAATCAAAGTGCATTTATTCCTGGAAGACAAATCATTGACAGCGCCCTCATTGCTGCCAAATGTCTAGACTCAAGTCATAAATCTAGAGCTAAGGGCCTTTTATGCAATCTTGATTTAGAGAAGGCCTATGATCACGTCGATTGGCAGTTCCTCCTGTATATGCTCCATAGGATGGGTTTCGGGACCAAGTGGATATCTTGGATGAAGGAATGCATTGGGTCAGCTTTTTTCTCGATAATTTTAAACGGGTCCCCTAAAGGTTTTTTTCAAGGGGCTTGCGGCAAGGAGGCCCTCTCTCCTCCTTCTTATTCTTTATCGTGGGTGAGGCTCTCAAGTATGTTAAGAAAAGGTCAGGTAGAAGGTATTATTGGTGGTTTCAAGGTGAAAGGCATGGACTTCCCCATTTCTCATATCCAATTTGCAGACGACACCCTTCTATTTTGTGAGGCAGATCTCAATAAAGTCAGTAATCTCCGCACCTCTATCCATTGTTTCGAAGCGGTTTCGGGCCTTAAAGTGAATTTGACAAAGTCAAGGATGATTGGTGTCAACTTGGATGCTGTTGAATCTAAAGTGtttgctgattttatttttttttgtgctaCGGGATCGCTTCAGTCAACCTTTGTTGGTCTCCCGTTATGCATAGGTAAACCTCCGTTGGCTTTATGGGATAAAGTTATCGATAGGTTTGAATCTTACTTAGCCAGGTGGAAATGCAGATATTTATCTTTAGGCGGGCGTCTTACTTTGATTAAAGCGGCTCTTTCTAACCTTCCCCTGTATTTCATGTCTCTCTTCAAGTGTCCGGCTAAGATTCTTGcgattttggaaagattaagacgAGACTTTCTTCGGCACGGGATGGAggataagaagaaatttcattTACTCAATTGGAATGAGGTGTGTCAACAACAACGTTGTTAAATGCGACCGCATATTCGCATATGCGAATTCCCATATGcatatcgcatatgccatcatcaCATATGCCATTGcagtgcatatgcgatcgcatatgccaaatGTGCGAGGATATGCAATCGCATATACGatgtatgtgatcgcatatgctatCTGCCAACTGTTGGCACAttattttgtttgtttatttttaatttttgaaaaaaaacaaactTTCCTAAGTAGTGTAACTTTGTAACTATAAGTTGTGTAAGtatattgttgaatgtaactTAGTGTTAGTGTAACTAAGTTGTAAATTGTAACTTGTAAATAGTGTTAGTGTTATAATGTATAaataataaacattaagatgtaacttcaaaattgtatttgtacaataaatagcttattgattgttttgttactttaactatattgttgaatgttgaatttgatgtacttcattcatttttctaacaAGTCACAAACTAActttatatatgtaaaattactATATTAGTAATCTATTGACTTAGGGAAGCTTCTCCTaagttcttatatttttctacattttttcaacttttctccttatttttttgtttatatatatataatgcgaccacatatgcgattgtgcgatcgcatatgcgcacaagcATATCCGATCGCACGGAACCGCATACGTGGTTTGACAACATTGGTCAGCAATATCAGGAAGGTGGGGCTGGTGTTAAAAATCTTAAAGCTATGAATCAGGCCTTACTAGGCAAGTGGTGGTGGAGAATTGGGACTGAAGAAGGGGCGCTTTGGAACAATCTAATCAAATGCAAATATGGGCGTACGTCTGATGGCTAGTGGTCCAAGGACGACTCCTCCTATAGAGCTTCTTCTCTATGGAGAGGGGTGCTAAGTTCCAGTAAGGAAGTTCGCAATAGGATCGGACACTCTATAGGCAAAGGAGACGACCCGATTTTGGAAAGATATTTGGGTAGGTTCCTCGGCCCTGAAGGAGGACTTTTCGTCCATATATCGTCTGGCTCCCAACTGCTCCTTTCATGGCAATGAAGTGGTCTAGCATCCCCCATGCAAAAGGAATTTCCATGACTGGGAAATTGAAGAATTTGCGGCTCTTCTCGACCGCATTGGTAATTGTCATCCAAATATTCTTCAAAATGATAGGCTTGTTTGGAGCCCTGATAAAAAGGGTCTATTTTCAGTGAAATCCCTATATCTTTGCATTGGCAGAAATTCAGGTTTACCTGATGAGGTAATGACAACTAAAGTGTGGAAATACAGAGTGCCTCCTAAGATTACAATTTTTGGTTGGTTAGTGGGGAGAAGGAAAATCCCCACAGTTGATAATCTAAGGAAAAGGGGAATGATAATATCAAACATTTGTCTTTGTTGCATGACAAATGAAGAAACGACAGAACACCTATTCATTCACTGCCCTTTTTTCCAACAGGTTTGGTCAGTACTGTTGTCTTCGTTCGCGGTCTCATAGTCTTTCCCGCATTCCACGGATCGTCTTCTCGCAGCCTGGCATGGCGTGTCCCTAGCTAAAGATATTTCTGTGGTTTGGAAAATGTTCTTTAAGCCGTTTGGTGggcagtttgggaagaaagaaacagcAGATGTTTTAGAGATGTCTCAAATTCGGTGGAGTTCATAGTTAAAAGGGTGCACCAATTTATTTTCGAATGGGCCTCGAATGTTGTTAATTTGACTTCTTGTAATTTTTCTCTGTTTTGAAGGGTGTGTGGCCTGCTATCTCAACGGGTTCTCCCCTTTCttgtttccttctttctttaATGAAATTCGCagttaattcaaaaaaaaaaaaaaaaggtggtcaGGATAAAAAGGGACCaggtttgaaattttgaattgacgTAAGCAGTCAATCCTAGCAACAAGATGGAACCAGCTGGATGAAAACTGCTGGCAGCTAACTTAATAGTCAAAActggcaaataaataaataaataagagaggaCATTGATGCGTTTATAGCAAGGAGTGGTTTGGAACAAGAGAATCAGTTGAATCTGCAAGTCTGCAACTCCCAGATTGCTGTTGTAGATAAAATGCAAGTgatgagagagaaggagagaattgGGGTTAATGTTGTTCTGGAAATTTAGAAAGAGATATTATGAAGAATAAAACAACTTTTACATATTTATGTATCTGTAGTTATCTTTAGTAAAAGACAGTTCACTCTGAGGTCACCACACGGCTGTATTTTCAATATTTTAAGCTTTTGTGAACCAATATCAATCAATAATGTCTTCCTGTATCATCATGTAACAGCTCAAATATGTCAGCATGTTGCATTTGCTAGGATTACAAGTCAAAGATGATACACGTTGTCAATGTCTGAGTTACGTACTTCAACAAGTTTATATAGAATATGATGATTGTAGCCATGGCTGTAGAATTTGATATTTTGGACTACTTGATCAAGTTCTTTTACTACTCCATTGGGTCCTTTGAGTAGTCAAATGTAGTTTATTCGAGATGTATAAAAATAAGTTACAGTTTCAATCAAGTCAATTCAGCAACTTATCGAGTATTCAGTTGAATTTCTTGAGTTGTATAAAAATTAAATTACCCTCTTTAACTCACCCAAGTTCTGAACAAGTCAACAGCAAGTTACAGAGCATTCGATCTAGTTTCAAACATTGAATGTGAGAGACAACACCAAGTAATCAGATCATACCATTTCCATGCCGAGAGTCTGATACTTTTCAAAAGCTTCTGGAGTTATGTATTCAGAGACCGGCATATGCCGCTTTGATGGTCTCATATACTGACCAAATGTCATGACATCAACTCCTGCAGCCCTCACCTTCTCCATTGTTCCCACCACTTGATCAGGTGTTTCCCCACATCCCAACATTATTGAAGTCTTCGTCAAAGTGCCAGCTGGAGCATAGTCTTTTGCCATTTTTAGAACATCAATAGATTGCTTGAAGTTAGCTCGGTGATCACGTACTGCACTCTGAAGCTCTTCAACTGTCTCAATATTGTGAGCAAAAACATCTAATCCAGATTTTGCGACTTTCTCTACGCAACCAGGGTCTCCTCGAAAATCAGGAACTGCACAATTATAGatgtaaaaagaagaaaaaaaaataaacaatctGAATGATGTTTTAAATATCCTAAATACCCAGAAGAAAAAAATTAGTATTCAACTCAGACACATGAAAATTGAATCTCAGTTACCAGCAGCATTATGGAAGTAAGATATCAGACAATACAAACCATCGAAAAACTGCACAATTACGCTCATACTTAATTGTCTTTTTCCATTTCAGACTCCATAATAAAGCATTTTCACAACATTGTAGTGATCTACAAAGTAGAACTACCAGATACTAAATAGTTGACGCCATCCATGATGAAGACAAAGTTCAATATAATAACAGGTGAATGACACGGTTATCGTATGCAGGAACAGTTTGAAAAGATCTCATCGCAACTCTCTGGACTTTCATTTGTACCAATTAAAATGCATATGTGATGGAGATTGAGGATGAGATTAATTCATACCAAGTGCTTCTATCAGCATCTTTGGCTTTAGGGTTTTCAATCTCTGCACTGTCTCTGCAAAATGACCACTTCCTTGATCAGACAAATCATCGCGATCAACGCTGGTAATGACGATGTAATCCAGACCCCATGACGCAATTGCCTCAGCCACATTAGAGGGTTCATTTGGATCCGGTGGAGGAGGAGTGCGCGACGTCTTCACATTACAAAATCTGAAAAATAGCATGTGCAAAACATCAaacatcacaaaatcaaataaatacAAGTTGTAAGCAAAAATTCATTCATATCTTCATAATATTCAGTATAATGACCTGGTCTCATGGACTATGACATGTCTTTGTTCTAGAAACCAGCACTTTTAGGTCTGTTTAAAGATATCCTTtgcgcgcacgcacacacacagagATTATCAAACAACagtgaggaattatatgatccctGATACCAGGATATATGTACACTGTCAACAggctttcagtttgtacaagtaggACTGATGGAACCTGTAGTTGATGCACAATGCGGTAATGATCTCCCAAATAGGAGGCTCCTAACCCCTTGATTCGTTGACTACAGATATATTGATGCAATTGAACACCATCCACAACGTGCATGCCCCACGCATGTGTACAAAAAGATGCTCATGGGGTCCCACTTAAGAAACGTGACTTCTTCCCTATTTGGTCCTAATTAATTTCCTGTTTGTTCTAGAATTTTCCCTTATGTTGTTACCTTTTCAGTAAGTTGTGTCCAATTAAGAGTTTCAACTAGGAGAATGGAGGTTAGATCAAGGAAACCTTTGTAATCCTTACTGTACAATGAGCTCTCTTTATGAATATTCTAAATACAAGTTATTGATTGTGCCACGTGGTGGGGCAGTCTCTTTTCTAGATTTTATTCTAACTATTAGTTGTTGATCcgggcttcttcttcttcctactcCTGAGAGATTGTTcgtttctttttcccttttctatTTGCATCACCCTCTACTCACAATCCAACGCCAGCCCACTAATCAGCCCCTAATTCTGACCAAAACCTGTAACAGATCTAATCCCAAAATCTGTCCGGCACCCAGTTCCGAATTTCGCCCTTAATCTGTCTCCAAACAGTGCCCAAGCCTGTCCACAATCAACCCGAAACCAGCCTTCACAACGATCCTATTTCTTAGTCCCAAAATCTGACCAGAAAATTTAATCCCACAAAGAACCAATCTGCAGTCTTGCAATCAGCCCCCCAAAACCTGCTCCAAATGTTTCCCAAAAACTGTCTAGTTCTCAAATTTAGCCTCAGCCTTAAATTACCTGCAAACCTTCCCCAAACTTGTTCCCCTCTTAAAAGTCTAATCAGCAACCAACCAGCCTAAACCCATCCCAAGTGTTCTAAATAGTCAACGCACACAAGAAGTGGTGACCTCTTACTGCCTTGAGATAGCAAGCGACAATCAAAATGATGTGGAAGACGTCTTGGCAAGAATTGAGTAGATGGAGATTCTATTTGAGAATAAAATAGGCAAGACAAATAGCCAGATGACGGCCTGAGAAGAGGATGGTAGGAAAAACTCTATTGAGCCACGTATCAACCTTGAACAGTATATGGGGTTAGGGAGTCATCCTACTATACAACCTGGGTTTTAGACACCGGTCAGAGAGGATGTGAATCAAGGATATGAGCACAAGACCTACCCAACGTATCAACAGCCCCGATACCACAGGCAAGGACCATGAGCACCAGCAGCCCCTCATCATGACTTTCCAGAAAATTCTAAAGGCAATTCAACCCCATCACATAGAAAACCCGACCAAGCATATGAAGTTAGAGATTGAAGATATCAAGGATAATTTGGAGCCTAATACCTTTCATGATTGTTGAGTGCATTGGAAAGTCACTTCAAGTAGGTCCAACCAATGTTTGAAATAACGGTATCGCGCTACATATCGCACCCttaggatacagatacgtatcggttattgcatgggatatattggttgtatccagtgtttaaattatcggcaaTAATATCGAATTATCGCTGATATTTTCGGTATCGGTGGCTCGTCGATAACGAAAACCCCAAATTTCGAATCTCTACTAGATATCGGCGAGATTTTGCCGATTTTTTTCGATTTTCCGATAAAATGGCGAAATTTCAACATTGTCGGTGATTGTCTGCGATAAAATCGAGCATATGTCCAGCGTAAATActggaaattttattaaaataaaatagaaaatacctTTTGAGGAGTTTTGGAAGATCTTCGGTGGTTGGATTGTGGATCAACAACTTCGGTCTTCAAAAGTACGAAATAAACCCACAAGTCATCTGTTAGGGTAAtgagttttaaaattttctgcGAGTTTTccgttttttttataaaaaaaaaaaatctccatttTTCTGGTGAGAATCAACGTTATAAATGTTTCAAACaggattttacgtgaaaaaaggAAAAGGGTTTCGGTTTCCTTTTCTTATGGAGGATTTTAGGGTTTCCGCTTCTCTTTGTTTATGGAGGATTTTTAGAGGTTTAAAAGAATCAAGTTCCCTTTTTTAATAAGCACGCGCGCGACAACTctacagggcccacctcaatgtatgaattgtatatctacgccatccatccgtacatatgccgaaaaatgaagcatagtcagatctcaggtggactacaccacaagaaacagtggtcattaaacacccaccattaaaaactttaaagggtcaaccgtaatatttatttcacgtgcaagttgttcataaggtcacacagacctggatgaagggaaaacacaattattagcatgatctaaagcttttgtggcccacaaaaagtttttaatagtcagtgaccattgtttcttgtagtgtagtaATTGGTCCACCTGAGACGCATATTGAGGTGGGCTCCAAGGCCAGGTTCTATCCCACCTTGCCGATGGTTCAGCgaaagcggattgcatggtgtgccacgcACCAACCTCTATTGTGTGTTGACGCCACcatgttctatgggccccaccatgattttttcgctatatccaaaccgtccttccaGTTGGTGAGATAGTTTtagagcttgagcccaaaaatgaaacagatccaaatcttaagtggactacaccacagaaatCAATGGGgacagtgattcccaccattgaaaccttcctagggcccatcatgatgtttattttccatccaacctgtttataaggtcacacataccttcctagggcccatcataatgtttatttgtcatatcaTGTTAGTTGATGGGCTAAAAATGAAGagcattggattttttttttttattttagcagtctaataaatgtccaccaaccgATACTCAATGATTAAAAAAAGCTTAATTTGGATTTATCATATAGCTACGCAAggtaccataatttggacaatttaatttgacaCTTGTGTGCCACGTGttcaatttctaagtgcttgtatataaaatctatttttttatatttaaacaaaataaatctatttttgagataaaataaattatttatttatttctttaaatgGGCCCCCTTGTGGTCTGATTTATTACGTGATGAGGATGGGCTAGCCTAATGGGGCCCATTAGGACCCATTGGGGCCATTTATAGGAAAATAAAGGattacattttttatttattatttttggatttactttaaaatattttttaaatataatttaataatatatttaatgaaaaaatattttttaaaaaacctatTTGTATGGATTATGTAATGAATAGTTGGATTGGTGGGtatatgggatggatggatggttggatgtatagatgggatggatgtttggatggatagttGGATATATAGATGAGATGGaaagatgtgatggttggatggatggatggatggattggatggttggatggataggatggatggttggatggatggatggaatagaaTTTGGATGAGTTGATGGATgggtggatgaatggattggatagttGGTTGGATGGAAGGAtggacgggaaggttggatggattgatggatggttggatggatggatgggtatATGGTTGGATGGGTGGGGATGGTTGGATGTATAGataggttggatggatggatgtatggttAGAtgtatagatgggatggatggatggttagatagaTGGAAGGATATATTAGAATGTTGGATTTATTATAACAAcatatgcttttaggccccattaaatgaacacttattatgttttttttttgggggtactttttttattcctaaatatgtgaATGTGTATTTAGACATTTCCTGAAGTTTCACCAAAAAATTCACcctttttcccatgtttccccacatttccggttatcaacgatatcatcggcgataacgatattttatctttatctctggccagcgaaacttgtagtgatatcgacaactcgaacactggttgtatcgtgtaatgtatcgctgttattggaaacatgggaaaacattggaaaattggtcaaatttttcaatgaaacttcagttattgttaaaaaaagacatcaatacacttataaatcaaaacaagtgcgcataataggttttctttgtatggggtcctaatctatgcgttgtctaactgaattgatgcaagaatattcaaagtctattcatataatttataaatgtaagaagacatgtaaaaacacaagcaatacattcaaaagcaaaagaagaatcactaaatcaggtcacatacatgtttgatttaatgtttggacataaagattgcaaccgatttgcgagaaattggaaattttttattttttattttttgcaactcaccccatctcctccaaatcttgaaatcgaagctctcaattaatgatttttcatacaatttgacattgatttaacatgatttacagaaaagggaaaaaaaaattgaaaataaaaaatgctcaccgaagcgaacatgtgagatatatcccactacttgtgcgtttcgtatcgcgcaagtgggatacaaaatatatcgtgggatatatcggccgatattgttgATACTTAAAACATTGGTTCCAACTGCCCAAGCCCATAAAGTTATGTTTTGGGGCATCGAAATTAAGAGAGTCAATAAATTGGTGGCATATGGTTGTGAGAGATCTATAACGTAGTGGCTTTCTGCTCATATCAACTTGGCAAGAGATGAAGACAGTTCAAAATGACTAGGTTTTTACCATTAAATTATGAGGCCAAGGCATTTCAATAACTTCTTAGCAAGTACACACAAAAGTATTATGACTTGACAGCGAGATGTGATATGAATGATTCAGAGACATAGCAAGTTGCAAGGTATTGTCACAAGCTGAGGATATATTATGTGGCGAGGGATGGTGGAGGTTGGTCCCTGAAGTGTAGACGAGAGCTATCAGATATCATTGCCGGCAAAAGAGAAACACAAGATAATATAGCCAGATGCAACAACTTTCATAATAGGGGGCAATCCTTGTCTTATGCAACTTCGAACACGGCATATTCGCATTCTTCAGCATCTTGAATAGTAGCTCCATGTAATATTCTCCAACATGATAACAAAGGTATTCAGGGCACTCCAACAAGAAGTAATGGcagtcaatgttttaaatagcgggtAGGATATTACATAGTGTTCAGCCCTCTATAATGTGTAGTGTAAGCTCCGTTATgtatagcataagctacatgatacttttattttgtaattaaaaattggaaaaatatgataaatagtaag
This region of Magnolia sinica isolate HGM2019 chromosome 1, MsV1, whole genome shotgun sequence genomic DNA includes:
- the LOC131240944 gene encoding lipoyl synthase 2, mitochondrial, yielding MYIPRLLSLATSFKSSNPSYKTLISLPKALSSSSSHQTLTPQPHPPPPIQTLADLRSRLAAESPSLTDFIRLRENDEYSVEVGSKKKPLPKPKWMKESIPGGSKYTKIKQKLRELNLHTVCEEAKCPNLGECWSGGETGTATATIMILGDTCTRGCRFCNVKTSRTPPPPDPNEPSNVAEAIASWGLDYIVITSVDRDDLSDQGSGHFAETVQRLKTLKPKMLIEALVPDFRGDPGCVEKVAKSGLDVFAHNIETVEELQSAVRDHRANFKQSIDVLKMAKDYAPAGTLTKTSIMLGCGETPDQVVGTMEKVRAAGVDVMTFGQYMRPSKRHMPVSEYITPEAFEKYQTLGMEMGFRYVASGPMVRSSYKAGEFYIKSMIESDRATPSQISVS